GTCTTTAAAAAAAGTTAAAATTTATTATTAATTATCTTTTTATCTTGTCAAGATTTAAATTTTCCTTTATAATTTTATAAAAATTAATTTTTTCCAAAAATTTTAAGTTAAGCCTCTTAATTAAAGTTTTTTTTATTTTTTCCGAATTTTATAGCAGATAATAGATAAAACAATGGAAAGAGAAGCTGTTAGAATAGACGTGATCCTACCTTTTAAAGCAGAAAAAATATCTTCTGAAGAAGTAAAAAATAAAATTGCTCGAATTATAGGAGATATTCCTCTTTTTTCTTATATTCCTTTAAAAGATACCATAGATGAAAGTTTAAATGCCTGGCTTAAATTAATCAATGCTAAATTAGATTATCTAATAAGTGTTTTGACAAGAGAAAAAGAGGGTTTTAATGATCTTCCTTTTCAAAAGATCAATATAAGTGAAAAAGGAATTAGATTCCCATCTGAAACCCCTTATGAAATAGGAGATTTCGTTGAAATTAAAACTGTAATTGATATTTATCAACCCTTAGGATTTTATCTTTATGGTGAAGTTTTAAGATGTGAAAAAAAAGAAAATTATTATGAAGTAGCAATAAAATTTATTAACCTCCCTAAGGATATAAAGGAAAAAATCAGCTATTTTATCTTTTGTAAAGAAAGGGAATTCATCAGAGAATTGAGGTCCGAATAATGCCTTCTGCAGTGGGATTATTTATAGTATTAGTATGTGTTTTTGGAGGTTATGCTCTTGAACGTGGTAACTTTTCAGTAATAATCCAACCTGTTGAATGGATGATCATATTTGGAGCTGCTTTTGGAGCCTTATTTACTGCTTCATCAAGTACTGCATTAAAGGGTGTCTTTCAAGGAGCGGTTCAAGCTTTAACTAAACCTCAAATATATACAAAACAAGATTTTATTGAACTCCTTCTTCTTTTAAATGAAATTTTTAGAAAAATAAAAAAAGAGGGGTTAATTTCTATTGAACAAGATATAGAAAATCCAGAGGCAAGTAGAATTTTTTCAGCCTATCCTAAAATATTAAATAATCATATAGCGATTGATTTTATAAGAAATACTTTTAGATCTATTTTGACTACTAACATTACTCATTTTGAATTGGATGCTCTTTTAGAAAATGAGATAGAAATAATCCATCAGGAATTTAAAAGCCCTGTGGAAAGATTAGAAAAATTAGCTGACTCAATGCCAGGACTTGGTTTAGTCGCTGCAGTTTTAGGAATTATTTTAACTATGGGAAAGATTGATGAACCTCCTGAAGTATTGGGGCACCATCTTTCTATAGCTCTTGCTGGAACTTTCTTTGGAATACTAACCTGCTATGGAATTATGGCACCTCTTGCTCAAAAAATGGAATTTTTTTGTGAACAGCATAAAGAATACTTAAATGTAATTAAAGTAGCTATTGTTCATTTTATTGGAGGAGGAGCACCCCAAATAGCAGTTGAGTTTGCAAGAAGAAATATATCTCCCCATTTAAGACCCTCTTTTGAAGAATTAGAAAGTTTAATCAGAGGAAAAAAATAATAAATGAGCACACCCCCCATCATTATCAAAAAGGTTAAAAAAATAGTTGCAGGACATCATGGAGGTTCTTGGAAAGTAGCTTATGCTGACTTTTTAGCTGGAATGATGACTTTTTTTCTTCTTATGTGGTTAATTACCATTATGGAACCCAAACAAAAAGCTCAAATAGCTGCTTATTTTAAAAAATTTAATATTTTTCAAAAAGCAGGAATAAGTATGCTTATGGAATATTATAGAAGTGGAAAAATAAGTTCTCCAAAATTGCAAACCCTTTCCACAGAAATTCCACCAATAAAAGGAGAGGCTGAACATTTTAAAAGAATTATAGAAACTCGTTTGAAATCTCTTAGAGAACATGTTCTTATAAATATAGAGGAAGAAAAAGAAGTTCTTCGTTTAGAAATAATAGAACTTGTTAATAAACCTTTATTTTATAGTGGAAGTGCCGAATTAACACCAGATGCAAAAAAGATATTGGCATTCTTTGCAAAGGAGTTAGCAGAAAGACCTGTAACAATTGAAGTAGAAGGACATACTGATGCGGTTCCTTCAAGGAGAGGAAAAATAGGGAATTGGGAATTATCAACTGCAAGGGCTCTTTCTGCTATGTTAGAATTAGAAAGAAATGGAGTTCCTCCTGAAAAAATATTATCTGTTGCTGGATACGCAGATAATTTCCCATTATTTAAAGATAATCCTTTAGACCCAAGAAATAGAAGAATCACTTTGGTAGTTAAATTCCAAAAATCTACTTCTCTCCCTAAGGAATAAAAAGATAATTTTCTTTAATCTCTTAACCTAAAAACTACTTTAACTGGAACCTTATTAAATTCTAAAAATTTTCGAAAGCTATTTTCCATAAATTTTTCTATATGCTTAGGGATTTCATCAGGATTAATATTAATAAAAATTACAAATGTAGGAGGTTTTACTTCAACTTGAGTAGCATAATAAAATTTAATTCTTTTACCCTTTACATTAAAAGTATAATTTTTTTTCAAATCTTCTAAAATTTTATTTACCAAAGCGGTATTTACTCTTTTATTGTATTGCTGATAAACCTCTTCAATTAAGGGAAAAATTTGATTAACCCTTCTTCCAGTTTTTGCAGAAATCGTCAAAATAGGAACCCAAGAAATAAATCTGATGCCATATTTTATATTCTCTAACATAAGATTTCCTGCCTCTCTTTTAGTATCAAATAAATCCCATTTATTAACAAGAAGGATACATGCTTTATAATTTTTCTGTATCTGTCTTAATAATCTTTGATCTTGATTGGTTATCCCTTCTTCAGCAGTTATCATAAAAAGAACTATATCTACTTTTTTAATGGTTTCTAAGGCTTTATCTACACTAAATTTCTCTGCTCTCTTATCAATTTTGGTTCTTCTTCTTATTCCTGGGGTATCAATCAAGAGATATTTTCTCCCATCTGGTAAAGTTAAAAAAACATCTACACAATCTCTTGTAGTTCCTGGTATTTCAGAAACAATCATTCTTTCATAACCTAAAAGTCTATTAAGTAAAGTGCTTTTTCCTACATTTGGTCTTCCTATTATTGCAATTTTAATAACCTCAATCTCTGGTATCTCTTCTAAATGATCTTTAGCATATTTTTTTATTAGATCTTTTAATTGAGCAATATTTTTTTGATTCTTAGCAGATATAAAAACTATATTCTCAAAACCTAACTTGTAAAATTCTATAGCCCTTTCTTCGTCTTCTTTCCCTTCTACCTTATTAACTACTAAAATGACCTTCTTATCTTTCTTTCTTAAATATTCAGCAGTTATTAAATCTTCACTTGTAAGTCCTTCTTTAGCATCAACTACTAATAATACAAGATCTGCCTCAGCTAAAGTCTTGTCAACCAATTCAATGATAGTTTTATTAAAAAAATCCTTTCCACCCCAATTAATACCTCCTGTATCGATAAGAAGGATACCCTTTTTATCTTCTAATTCCGCATAGCCTTCGATTATGTCTCTTGTAATTCCTGGAGTTTTTTCTACAATAGCTTTTCTTTCACCTATTAAGGTATTAAAAAGAGTAGATTTTCCTACATTTGGTCTTCCTACAATGGCAACTTTGAACATATTACACATCCACTACACATTGAACTATCCATAAATTATTTTCTTTTTTTACTTCAGCCATAGTAAAAGTTGCTCCTTTTACTTCTACTCCGTAACCAAATTTCTCATGTAAATAGGTTTCACCTAATAATTCACCTTTTAGAATATATTTTCCATTTTTTTCTTTTATCTCTCCCTTAAATTCAAAAAAAAGAATCTTTTCAAGATAAAAAAGGCTTAAAACTTTATTTATAAACACTACCAACAATTCATCCAAAAATTCAGACTCAATTTCTATGGGATATTTTTTATTTAAACTCAAATCTTTCCAATTTAAATTTTCGACCAATAAAATTGCTAAAGCTTTTAAAATATTTGAAAAGGCTTCAGAAAGAGTTTCTCCATATCCTCTTATCCCTATGTCTGCACCATGCTCAAAAGTTTCAAATTTAGTCATATTAAAATCCTCCAAAATTTTATTTTTTATAAATTTTTATGGTATTCAAATTTTCTACAAAATTCATCTTCAAAATATAAAGGAACAAAAGGAAAAAGCGCTGAGAATAAAAAATTTTTTTTCTTCTCCCTTTCAAAGCATATTAAATAATAATCATCTTTTGGAAAAATAAAAATAGCTCCTACCCTTTCTGTAGAAAATTGTGGTTTATTAAATCTTTCTAAAACCTTTAAATACTCTTGATGAGGAAAATTGCTTCCTCTACCTGAAGTTAAAACAACTTTTGGATTTAACCAATTTATAATATTTTCATCTATACTGTATTTCGAACCATGATGTGGAGAAACCAAAATTTCTACAGGAAATATTTCCCCTTTTTCTTTCATGCGATAAAACCTTATTTTATCTATATCTCCAGGAAAAAGAATAGTTAATCCTTTATATTCTATATAAACAACTAAACTTTCTCGGTTTAGATCTTCATAGGGCATTTTACCAGGAAAAAGAAAAATTTCTGCATCCTTTATTTTTAAAGCTTCGGGATTTTTAATAGGATCTGGCAAAATTAAAATATTTGTTTTTTTCCAATTTTCAGGATCAAAATTTCCGGAAATTACTTTTTTCATATAAAAATTTTCTTTCAAAGTTTCTAATCCTCCACTATGATCCAGATCAGGATGGGAAATAATTGCAAGATCTATTACTTCTACACCAAGTTTATCTAAAACTGGTAACAAGTAAACTTTTGTCCAGTTAAAGTCTTTTAAATAATTTGGTCCTGTATCAATTAAAATAAAAGAATCTTTATTTTTTATTAAATTTGCACTTGCTCTTCCTACATCAAAAATTAAAATGTAAAAAGTTTTTTCATAAAAATAATAAATTGATAAATAAAAAATTAAACTAATTAAGCACCATAAAAGATATTTTTTATAATTTTTTATAAAGTGACTCAAAGCAATAAAAATTAATAAGCTAAAAATTGTAAAAAGTATGACCAAATTAATAGGTACTTTAAATTTATAGGTCCATTCAAAAAAAGGAATTTTAATGTAATAATCAAAAACTTTAGCTAAAATATTAGCTAAATTTAAAGCAATATTTTCATTTAAAAAAGATAAAAGAGCTATAAAAATAGAAAAGGGAATAAAAATAAAGCTCCAAAAAAATGTGGCTATAAGGTTATTAATAGGAGTTGCTAAAGGAAATGTTCCGTTAATATAAATTATAAAAGGAAATACAAAAAGACTCACTATAAAAGAAAGTAAAAATAGATAGAAAAAATAGTTAATACTTTTTAGAATAGTATTCGAAGTAGAAATAAGTTCTTTAAAATAGGTTTTGAATATTCTATCACCTATTATTAATCCTAAGGTTGCTACAAAAGAAAGCTGAAAGGAAAGATTCCCAATTAAATAGGGCTGAAAAATTAAAATCAAGGATGCAGTGAGAAAAAGTAATATTAAAGATGAGGTATTCCTAAAAAATAGCTTACTTATTATAAAAAGAGACAAAAATATAAATGCTCTGAAAGCTGGAGGGCAAAATCCAGAAAGAAGTAAAATTAAAAATGCTGAAGGTAAGGCCAATAAATAAGAAATATTTTGTAAAGGATAGCCTATTTTTATTAAAGGTGTAAATTTTAAAAGGTGATAAAATATTTTATAAAAAATACCAAAAAGAACAGCTAAATTAAAGCCAGAAATAGCTAATTGATGATAAAGTCCTTGATCTTTCAATTTTTCTTTATATTCTTCTGGAAAATTATATTCAACTCCTAAAACTAAAGCCTGAATAAGTCCTTTTGCTGTTCCAGATAGTTTTTCAGAAAAATTAAAAAGCTTATATCTAATTCTCTCTAAATTAAAATTTTTATTTTCTTCACAAACAAAACCTTTTTCTTTTAAAAATTTTAATTCTGCTTCTATTCCTTTTACTAAAAGCGAAGTTTCCTTTTCAAAAGAAAAAGGATTAAAATATTCTTGGTATTCTTTATTTTGAAAAGTTATAAGACACCTTTGTCCAGGAAAAAAATATTTTTTATCTGTTTTAAATATAAATTTTCCTAAAGACGCGCTAAATGCAGTATTTAAATATCCATAATAATATGGTTCTACTTTTTCAATGGTAGCTAAAAGTTCTATTTTCTCTGCTTTATGTTGATTTAAATAGGAATTTTTAAGATTTTTAAAATGAAAATAGCCTATTAAATAAAAAATAAGCAAAAATCCTAACCATAAACTTAAAAAATAACGATTTTTATAAAAAAGAAATATAAAAACAAAATATCCTAAAATAAAAAAAATTAAAATTAAAAAGGGAAATTTATAAAAACTGAGAAAAAATCCTAAAATAAAAGAGGAAGTAAGTATAAATATAGGTGTTTTAACTTCTTTTACCAAATAGTGCTTCTCCAATTCTTATAATAGTTGCCCCTTCTTCTATAGCAATTGTATAATCATTGCTTGTACCCATAGAAAGTTCCTTAAATTCTGAATTCATGTAAGTTTTTATTTTTTCAAAAATTTTTTGCATTTTCATAAAATAGGGACGTACTTTTTCAGGATCTTCTTCATAAGGTGGCAAACACATAAGACCTTTTATTTTTATTCTATTAAAATTTTTAACTTCTCCAATAAAATCCTCTAATTTTTCTGGATATACTCCTCCTTTAGTAGGCTCTTTACCGATATTTACCTCAACTAACACAGGAACTATTAAATTCTTTTTTTCTGCTTGTTTTTGAATTTCTTGAGCTAAGTTTATTCTATCTAAGGTTTGAATCATGGAAAATAAATTTAAGGCTTTTTTTACTTTGTTTGTCTGAAGCCTTCCTATAAAATGCCATTCTATAGGAAAATCTTTAAGTTCAAAAATCTTTTTTTCAGCCTCTTGAACATAATTTTCTCCAAACAATTTAATCCCCAGCTTAAAAGCTATTTTTATCTTTTCAGAAGTCTGTTTTTTTGAAGCCCCCAAAATTTTTATTTCTTCAAATTTCCTTCCTGATTTTTCACAGGCCCTTTGGATATTTTCTAATATTCTAAGGTAATTTTCTTTAAGTAAAGTTTCCCAATCCATTAATAATTCCCTTCTCTGTAATAATTATATTTACTTTTTGATCGTGTTTTTCTAAAGGTAAATTTTCAAATATTTGAAAGGAAAAAGCTACTCCAATTTTAAAAGCTTTTGTTTTTTTTAATATTTTATCATAAAATCCTCCCCCATAACCTATTCTTCCCTTTTTAAGATCAAAAGCAACACCAGGAACAAATATTATTTCAAAATTTTCTGGCTTTAATTCAGGATTTTCAAAAGGGGGCTCCAATAATCCAAAAGGACCTGGTCTAAGATCTGAAAAACTAAAAATTTGATGAAAGGTTAGAGTTTTTTCTTTAAGCCAAGTTTTAGGTAAATAAACTTTTTTACCTTCTAAAAAAGCTTTTCCTATTAAATATTCTAAGGATACCTCCTTATCTTTTGCAAAATAAAAAGCTATTTTTTGACTTTTTTTATATAAAGGTATGGGTTCTATTAATTTACAAATCTCAAGACTAAAATTTTTTAAAATTTCTGAGGAATATTTTTTCCTAAGTTGGAAAATATAAGATCTTATATGAGATTTAGAAAAATTTTCCATAAAAATAGCCCCCTGAAAAGGGGGCTATTTAGGTTATCTGGGAACTCCTCTTTTGGCTCTTTCTGCTACATAAAGTCTTGTTAAAGCCCTTTGTAAAGCAGCTCTTGCTCTTGCGTAATCTATTTCTTCTGTTCGGGCTAAATAAGCTTGAATCCTTTTTTCAGCTCTTTCCTTTGCTCTTAAAGCCCTTTCTACATCTATTTCGTATGCTCTTTCTGCTGCCTCAACCAAAAAAGTAATTTTATTTCTTGAAACTTCGCAAAAACCTCCACTTATAGCTACCCATTCCTCTTTATCTCCTACTCTATAATGAAGGGGACCAATTTTAACTGCTGCTATCATGGGAGCGTGATTAGCAAGTACTCCAAATTCTCCTTCAACTCCTGGTGCTGTAACTATATCAACCTCTTCACTAACAACTACTCTATCTGGCGTCACTACTTCAAGAAGAATCTTAGCCATTTAGCCCTCCATTATTTTCTTAGCCTTTTCTACAGCTTCTTCTATTGTTCCAACCATATAAAATGCTGGCTCAGGAAGTTCATCATGTTTTCCTTCTAAAATTTCTTTAAATCCTCTAATAGTATCTTCAAGTTTTACATATCTACCAGGTGTTCCAGTAAAATGTTCTGCTACATGGAAAGGCTGAGACAAGAATCTCTGAATCTTTCTAGCACGAGCAACTATTATTTTGTCTTCTTCAGAAAGTTCCTCTACTCCGAGAATTGCAATAATGTCCTGAAGGTCTTTATATCTTTGAAGAACTTGCTGAACTTGACGAGCAACTGTATAATGCTCCCATCCAATTATATTAGGATCTAAAATACGAGATTGAGAATCTAAGGGGTCAACAGCTGGATAAATTCCAAGCTCTGCAATTTGACGAGAAAGAACAACTGTTCCATCAAGATGTGCAAATGTAGTTGCAGGTGCAGGGTCTGTTAAGTCATCTGCAGGAACATAAATACATTGAACTGAGGTAATAGAACCTTTAGTAGTAGAACAAATTCTTTCTTGCAAAGCCCCAATATCTGTAGCAAGAGTAGGCTGATATCCAACTGCTGAGGGCATTCTTCCTAAAAGTGCTGAAACCTCTTGGTTTGCTTGAGTGAAACGATAAATATTATCTATAAAGAAAAGCACATCCTGCCCTTCTTCATCTCTAAAATACTCGGCTACTGTAACTCCAGTATGAGCAACCCTTGCACGATGCCCAGGAGTTTCATTCATCTGGCCATAAACAAGAGCAGCTTTATCTAAAACTCCTGAACGCTTCATTTCTAAATAAAGTTCGTTTCCTTCACGAGTTCTTTCTCCAGCTCCACAAAAAACAGAGATTCCTCCGTGCTCCATAGCAATATTATGAATCATTTCCATCATAACTACTGTCTTCCCAACTCCGGCTCCACCGAAAGTTCCCATCTTGCCACCACGAGGGAATGGAATAAGAAGATCAAATACTTTAATTCCTGTTTCTAAAACTCTAATAGTCGTATCTAATTCAGTTAAAGCAGGTGCTGGTCTAAAAATAGGATAATATTTATCAGAAACAATAGGGCCAGCTTCATCAACAGGATCTCCTGTAGCATTCATAATTCTTCCTAAGGTAGCTTTACCAACAGGAACCATTATAGGTGCTCCTGTAGCTAATACTGGATCACCTCTTTTTAATCCATCAGTATATTCCATAGCGACACAACGCACTATATTATCTCCTAATTGCTGAGCTACCTCTAATACCAAATTCCACTCTCTATCATCTATCATAGGATTAGTAGCCCTAAGACATTCAAGAAGCTTAGGAACTTTACCAGGAGGGAACTCCACATCAACTACACATCCCATAATTTGAACTATCCTACCTATTACTTTCTCTTCAGCCATATTTTAACCCCCTTTACTTAAATTCTTTTCTTTTATATTTAACCTTTAATAAGTGCTTCTGCTCCTCCTACAATATCCATTAATTCTTTAGTAATGGTTGCCTGTCTAACTTTATTATAAAATAAGGTTAACTGTTTTACCATATCTCCACAGGCTTTGTTAGCATTATCCATAGCTGTCATACGAGCTGCCTGCTCACTTACTGCAGTCTCAAGCATAGCTGAAAATACAAGAGTATTTATATAAAGAGGTAAAATTTGAGATAGAAGTTCTTCCTCCTCCGGTTCATAAATATAGGCATATGAAATCTTTTTCTCTCCTGGTTCTAAAGGTTTTTCAAAGCTCAAAGGAAGTAGTTTTTCCATCTTAGGAATTTGTCTTACTACATTCACAAAATATCCATATATAATATATACCTCATCCCATTCACCTGCAAGATAGGCCATCATAGCAGAACGGGCAATTTTACGAGCATCTTGCATTAAAATTTTGCCCATTATATTAAGATAACTCTCTCTAATAGCAACCTTTTTTCTAAAATAAGTGAACCCTTTCCTACCTACACAAATAAGTTCAACCTCTTTTCCTTCCTTTTTAAATCTATCTATAGCCTTTTCTGCTTCTTTTATTAAATTTGAATTAAAAGCTCCACATAATCCTTTATCTGCAGTTATTAAAATTATCCCTACCTTTTTTACTTCTCTTTTTTGTAAAAAGGGAATTTTTTGAATATTTATCCCACCCGCACTTAATACATTATCAATTGCTTCTTCAAATTTTCTTCTATAAGGACGGAAACCCTCTAACCTCTGCTGTAAAGTACGTAATTTAGCTGAAGCAACCATATTCATAGCTTTAGTGATTTGACCAATTCTTTTAACAGCTTCTATCTTTCTTCTAATATCTCGCAAAGCTGGCATGTTTTATCCTCCTCTAAAGGTACCACCTTTAGTTTTTTATGGTACTGGAACAGGTTCTATATTATTTCTCTTTTTAAATTCTTCATTAAATTCTCTAAATACCTGCTTCATTTTTTCTTCTAACTCTGGACTAATTTCTTTCTTTTCTTTTATTTCTTTGTAAATTTCTGGATATTTACTTTCTATAAATTCATAAAGCTCCTTTTCATATTGAGCTAAAACTTCTAAAGGCATTTCATCTAAAAATCCTCTTGTTCCTGCAAATAATATACAAACCTGTTTTTCAACTGGAAGAGGTTGATACTGAGGTTGTTTAAGAATTTCAACAAGTCTTGCTCCTCTATGTAAAACTCTCTGGGTAGCTCTATCAAGTTCAGAACCAAATTGGGCAAAAGCTGCTAATTCTCTATATTGAGCAAGTTCCAGTCTTAATCTACCTGCAACCTGTCTCATAGCTTTAATTTGAGCTGCTCCACCAACTCTAGATACAGAAAGCCCAACGTTAATAGCTGGACGAATACCTGCAAAGAATAAACCAGGCTCTAAGTAAATTTGTCCATCTGTAATGGAGATAACATTTGTAGGAATATAAGCTGAAACGTCACCTTGCTGAGTTTCTACAATAGGTAAAGCTGTTAAAGAACCTCCACCATAAGCATCATCTAATTTAGCTGCCCTTTCTAAAAGTCTTGAATGGTTATAAAAAATGTCTCCTGGATAAGCTTCTCTTCCAGGAGGTCTTCTTAAAAGGAGTGAAATTTCACGATATTCTGCTGCTTGTTTTGAAAGGTCATCATATATAACTAAAGCATGTCTTCCTGTGTCTCTAAAATATTCTCCTATAGCGCAAGCTGAATAAGGTGCAATCCATTGTAAAGCAGCAGAATCAGAAGCACAAGCTGCCACTACTGTAGTATATTCCATAGCTCCATATCTACGTAAAGTCTCTATAATTTGAGCAACAGTAGATTTTTTCTGACCTATAGCACAATAAATACAATAAACATCTGTATCTTTTTGAGCTAAAATAGCATCTATAGCTATAGCAGTTTTTCCAGTCTGTCTGTCACCAAGAATTAATTCTCTCTGCCCTCTTCCAATAGGAGTCATGGCATCTATTGCTTTAATTCCAGTATACATAGGTTCATGAACAGGTTTTCTCTTAATAATTCCTGGAGCTTTTATTTCAATTCTCCTATATTCTTTTGCTTCAATTGGCCCTTTCCCATCTAAGGGTCTTCCTACTGGATCAATTACTCTTCCAATAACTGCTTCTCCTACAGGAATAGAGGCAACCCTTCCTGTTCTTTTAGCTATGTGTCCTTCTAAGATTTTGGAATAATCTCCCATTATGGGGATACCAACATTATCAAATTCTAAGTTTAAAGCAATCCCTACTTCTCCACTTTCTGGAAATTCAATAAGTTCCATATATTCGCAATTCCTTAAACCAAATACACGAGCAATACCATCTGCAACTGATATAACAACTCCCATTTCATCAAGATCTATTTTTTTCTCAAACTCCTCAATTCTTTTTTTAATTAGATCACTAAGTTCTTGTGCTTTTATGGCTTCCATTTATAACACCTCCCCTTTTATTATTTCTTTAAACTTTCCTAATTGAGTTTTTAAAGTTCCATCAAATATTAAATCCCCTATCTTTATTTTAATTCCTCCTATAATTCCTTCATCTACCTTAGATTCTAATATAACTTCTTTTTTTAGATATTCTTTTAAAACACTTTCTATCTCTTTTTTCTCTTCCTCACTAATTGGATAAGCTGTAATAACTTCTCCACGAGCAATATTAAATTCCTCATCTAATAATTCTTGATACATAGCAACTATTTCCTTAATATATTGGATTCTTCTTCTTTCTACTAAAAGCTTAAGAAATCTCTCAATCTCAGGATCTACTTTTATAACTTTCAAAATCTCACCTATAATTTCCATTTTAAGATCTGGTAGATAAATAGGATTTTGTAAGGCTGACAAAACTTCTGGCATGGAAATTAAAAGTTCCTTTATTTGCTTTAACTCTTCTCCAAATTCTTTTATTTTACCTAATTCTTTTCCTACACTAAAAAGACCTTTAG
The window above is part of the Thermodesulfobacterium geofontis OPF15 genome. Proteins encoded here:
- a CDS encoding PilZ domain-containing protein, with product MEREAVRIDVILPFKAEKISSEEVKNKIARIIGDIPLFSYIPLKDTIDESLNAWLKLINAKLDYLISVLTREKEGFNDLPFQKINISEKGIRFPSETPYEIGDFVEIKTVIDIYQPLGFYLYGEVLRCEKKENYYEVAIKFINLPKDIKEKISYFIFCKEREFIRELRSE
- the motA gene encoding flagellar motor stator protein MotA; protein product: MPSAVGLFIVLVCVFGGYALERGNFSVIIQPVEWMIIFGAAFGALFTASSSTALKGVFQGAVQALTKPQIYTKQDFIELLLLLNEIFRKIKKEGLISIEQDIENPEASRIFSAYPKILNNHIAIDFIRNTFRSILTTNITHFELDALLENEIEIIHQEFKSPVERLEKLADSMPGLGLVAAVLGIILTMGKIDEPPEVLGHHLSIALAGTFFGILTCYGIMAPLAQKMEFFCEQHKEYLNVIKVAIVHFIGGGAPQIAVEFARRNISPHLRPSFEELESLIRGKK
- a CDS encoding OmpA family protein, with amino-acid sequence MSTPPIIIKKVKKIVAGHHGGSWKVAYADFLAGMMTFFLLMWLITIMEPKQKAQIAAYFKKFNIFQKAGISMLMEYYRSGKISSPKLQTLSTEIPPIKGEAEHFKRIIETRLKSLREHVLINIEEEKEVLRLEIIELVNKPLFYSGSAELTPDAKKILAFFAKELAERPVTIEVEGHTDAVPSRRGKIGNWELSTARALSAMLELERNGVPPEKILSVAGYADNFPLFKDNPLDPRNRRITLVVKFQKSTSLPKE
- the der gene encoding ribosome biogenesis GTPase Der → MFKVAIVGRPNVGKSTLFNTLIGERKAIVEKTPGITRDIIEGYAELEDKKGILLIDTGGINWGGKDFFNKTIIELVDKTLAEADLVLLVVDAKEGLTSEDLITAEYLRKKDKKVILVVNKVEGKEDEERAIEFYKLGFENIVFISAKNQKNIAQLKDLIKKYAKDHLEEIPEIEVIKIAIIGRPNVGKSTLLNRLLGYERMIVSEIPGTTRDCVDVFLTLPDGRKYLLIDTPGIRRRTKIDKRAEKFSVDKALETIKKVDIVLFMITAEEGITNQDQRLLRQIQKNYKACILLVNKWDLFDTKREAGNLMLENIKYGIRFISWVPILTISAKTGRRVNQIFPLIEEVYQQYNKRVNTALVNKILEDLKKNYTFNVKGKRIKFYYATQVEVKPPTFVIFININPDEIPKHIEKFMENSFRKFLEFNKVPVKVVFRLRD
- a CDS encoding archease, which translates into the protein MTKFETFEHGADIGIRGYGETLSEAFSNILKALAILLVENLNWKDLSLNKKYPIEIESEFLDELLVVFINKVLSLFYLEKILFFEFKGEIKEKNGKYILKGELLGETYLHEKFGYGVEVKGATFTMAEVKKENNLWIVQCVVDV
- a CDS encoding DNA internalization-related competence protein ComEC/Rec2; the encoded protein is MEKHYLVKEVKTPIFILTSSFILGFFLSFYKFPFLILIFFILGYFVFIFLFYKNRYFLSLWLGFLLIFYLIGYFHFKNLKNSYLNQHKAEKIELLATIEKVEPYYYGYLNTAFSASLGKFIFKTDKKYFFPGQRCLITFQNKEYQEYFNPFSFEKETSLLVKGIEAELKFLKEKGFVCEENKNFNLERIRYKLFNFSEKLSGTAKGLIQALVLGVEYNFPEEYKEKLKDQGLYHQLAISGFNLAVLFGIFYKIFYHLLKFTPLIKIGYPLQNISYLLALPSAFLILLLSGFCPPAFRAFIFLSLFIISKLFFRNTSSLILLFLTASLILIFQPYLIGNLSFQLSFVATLGLIIGDRIFKTYFKELISTSNTILKSINYFFYLFLLSFIVSLFVFPFIIYINGTFPLATPINNLIATFFWSFIFIPFSIFIALLSFLNENIALNLANILAKVFDYYIKIPFFEWTYKFKVPINLVILFTIFSLLIFIALSHFIKNYKKYLLWCLISLIFYLSIYYFYEKTFYILIFDVGRASANLIKNKDSFILIDTGPNYLKDFNWTKVYLLPVLDKLGVEVIDLAIISHPDLDHSGGLETLKENFYMKKVISGNFDPENWKKTNILILPDPIKNPEALKIKDAEIFLFPGKMPYEDLNRESLVVYIEYKGLTILFPGDIDKIRFYRMKEKGEIFPVEILVSPHHGSKYSIDENIINWLNPKVVLTSGRGSNFPHQEYLKVLERFNKPQFSTERVGAIFIFPKDDYYLICFEREKKKNFLFSALFPFVPLYFEDEFCRKFEYHKNL
- a CDS encoding YggS family pyridoxal phosphate-dependent enzyme, which encodes MDWETLLKENYLRILENIQRACEKSGRKFEEIKILGASKKQTSEKIKIAFKLGIKLFGENYVQEAEKKIFELKDFPIEWHFIGRLQTNKVKKALNLFSMIQTLDRINLAQEIQKQAEKKNLIVPVLVEVNIGKEPTKGGVYPEKLEDFIGEVKNFNRIKIKGLMCLPPYEEDPEKVRPYFMKMQKIFEKIKTYMNSEFKELSMGTSNDYTIAIEEGATIIRIGEALFGKRS
- a CDS encoding 5-formyltetrahydrofolate cyclo-ligase, with product MENFSKSHIRSYIFQLRKKYSSEILKNFSLEICKLIEPIPLYKKSQKIAFYFAKDKEVSLEYLIGKAFLEGKKVYLPKTWLKEKTLTFHQIFSFSDLRPGPFGLLEPPFENPELKPENFEIIFVPGVAFDLKKGRIGYGGGFYDKILKKTKAFKIGVAFSFQIFENLPLEKHDQKVNIIITEKGIINGLGNFT
- a CDS encoding F0F1 ATP synthase subunit epsilon, with protein sequence MAKILLEVVTPDRVVVSEEVDIVTAPGVEGEFGVLANHAPMIAAVKIGPLHYRVGDKEEWVAISGGFCEVSRNKITFLVEAAERAYEIDVERALRAKERAEKRIQAYLARTEEIDYARARAALQRALTRLYVAERAKRGVPR